GGTATCCCCCCCTTTCTCTAATAGATCTGTTTCAATGAGGTTCCCCAGTACGGCTCATCCCCTTCTCTCTCTGGAGTTGCGCCAGCTTATCCCGCACAGAAAGTTGGGGATGTATTTGCCATGGCGAATACGGCGTTTTTTTATAGACCCCTTGGCCCCCATCTGGGAACTGATATTTTTTTCTTTGCAAGCCACCCATGTGCCGGTGATGAAATCGGCAACGACGAAACCGGCCAGAGCCAAAATTCACATGTCCATGCCGCCTACTGCAAATGAAAAGCAGGCTCCGATTGCAGAGCCTGCGGCCATGAGTTTGAATTCGGTGAGGGTGTATGCGTTTTTGAGCCAGGCTCTCAGGGGATTCAAAAGTACCACCTCCTAAAGACAAAATAGGCTTTCTAAATCTTGTAGATATAACACAGAGCATAGTAGGGAGGTCTGTTTTCATGAGATTGCCCGCCACCAGTATTCCCAACTACCTTGTTATACCAAGTACCAGATCCTGAAAAATCAGCGTCTACGCGAGACGATGCACTTCCCCCGGGGTGCCCTGGAAAAGCATGATTATGGGACGGTATTTGATTTACGGTAAGGGTTACAGTGTTTGAACCGCCGGTATTCCCTACGCTGTATGAGCCACCCGCCCCCACGATAAACCGATCCCGCAAGTCCGGCGTGCCATTTTGTCCGTTACACAAAGTCCATCCTGCTGGGATGGTCGCAATTGACCCGCTCCACATACAAATCATACCGCTCGGCACAGCGTCTGCTCTGATCTGCGCTGGCGTTAAACCACCCACAGTCGCCGAATTACCGGTAATGTCCCCGGCAATTCTACCATTCCCATCCCGTCTGACCACCTTATTCGCCGTCACCGTCGCCACCGCATCCCCCAAGGCGACTGCCCCGGCCTGAACTGCCGTTACGCCATGGGGGTTATTTTGATTGGCCTGGTGTCCTGCGGCTGTGTCAAGCGCTTCCTCAACGTTTGTGCTTCCATAACTGACGGTTTTAGCCTCATGAGCCGCTAAAGCCGCCTCTATATGCATGGTCACCAAATCCGTTACCGCGCGGATATCGCCCGGCAAATTAGCAATTGCCTCATTATCTTCTGGTCTTGTCGTATAGGCCATAATTATCCACCTCCATATCCTTCTACTCTATACGTGATAGTACCGCGCCGGTAACCGTCTTAACCACTTCTACTGCGGTGCAACCGGCCATGTCGGATTATCCGGGTCGCAATTCGCAGGCATGTCCCGCAGGGCTTGGCGATAGATTCTCCAGGTTTCTCGCTGCTCATCTGTGACCGGGTAATCTATCATCATATATTTGTCGCTCGCGTCCAGCAGCCAGTCACGTTCCGTACGGATAGCAGCCATTTTTTCCTCGGCTGTAGGCACATAGGGAGGTTTCTGCACAGGCTTTCCGTCAGTACCCCGCAAGTATTGATTGGTGGCATATAATGCCTGTTCTTCGTCTGTGACAGGGATAAAGCCCTTCTTCAGATACGGCTGCAACTCTTCCTCATTGCTAAAATGGATATTAAATGTGATAGAGGTTTCACGTTCGCCGTTTTCATTAAACTTTGCATAGTGTCGGTTCATTTGATCAAATCCCTTCTTTAAATTATTTACCTTCCGTAGGATTTCCCCATATCTATATAAGATGCTGGATTTT
Above is a window of Acetonema longum DSM 6540 DNA encoding:
- a CDS encoding phage holin family protein, with the translated sequence MALAGFVVADFITGTWVACKEKNISSQMGAKGSIKKRRIRHGKYIPNFLCGISWRNSRERRG
- a CDS encoding tail fiber assembly protein, giving the protein MNRHYAKFNENGERETSITFNIHFSNEEELQPYLKKGFIPVTDEEQALYATNQYLRGTDGKPVQKPPYVPTAEEKMAAIRTERDWLLDASDKYMMIDYPVTDEQRETWRIYRQALRDMPANCDPDNPTWPVAPQ
- a CDS encoding tail fiber protein, producing the protein MPGDIRAVTDLVTMHIEAALAAHEAKTVSYGSTNVEEALDTAAGHQANQNNPHGVTAVQAGAVALGDAVATVTANKVVRRDGNGRIAGDITGNSATVGGLTPAQIRADAVPSGMICMWSGSIATIPAGWTLCNGQNGTPDLRDRFIVGAGGSYSVGNTGGSNTVTLTVNQIPSHNHAFPGHPGGSASSRVDADFSGSGTWYNKVVGNTGGGQSHENRPPYYALCYIYKI